A genomic window from Terrisporobacter glycolicus ATCC 14880 = DSM 1288 includes:
- a CDS encoding L,D-transpeptidase family protein, translating to MRRIKRQQSSNDNVKYTLANLNLRDGKSTEANVITVIPAGSKVNVIDAEEDWYEVIYNDLRGFVYNEYLSKTQYTWTDTELRSYPDSASNPVTMVPAKSRVQVLDVNGDWSKVIYDDKEGYIFNVFLSNDGMKPGEYDFTYFDTDMIKFVNDNNIKSPTVNLITTNLKNRLTYVFEKGKDNQWELLYKWSCTVGKPSTPTITGTFYINGRKPYFGSDTYRVKYATRIKGSYYYHSVLFNAEGTEIINDILGEALSHGCIRLSVENAHWIYDNILDTTAVVIN from the coding sequence ATGCGCAGAATTAAAAGACAACAAAGTTCAAATGACAATGTTAAATATACTCTTGCTAATTTAAATTTAAGGGATGGAAAGTCTACTGAAGCTAATGTTATCACAGTAATACCAGCAGGTTCAAAAGTTAATGTTATTGATGCAGAAGAAGATTGGTATGAGGTGATTTATAATGATTTAAGAGGATTTGTTTATAATGAGTACTTGTCAAAAACACAATATACTTGGACAGATACCGAGTTAAGATCTTATCCAGACTCAGCATCAAATCCAGTAACTATGGTTCCAGCAAAATCCAGGGTACAAGTTTTAGATGTGAATGGAGATTGGAGTAAGGTTATTTATGACGATAAAGAGGGATATATATTTAATGTGTTTTTGAGCAATGATGGTATGAAACCAGGTGAATATGATTTTACTTACTTTGATACAGATATGATTAAATTTGTAAATGATAATAATATCAAAAGCCCAACTGTAAATTTAATTACTACAAATTTAAAAAATAGATTAACTTATGTATTTGAAAAAGGTAAAGATAATCAATGGGAGTTACTTTATAAATGGAGCTGTACTGTGGGAAAGCCTAGTACACCAACAATTACAGGAACTTTTTATATAAATGGCAGAAAGCCGTACTTTGGTTCAGATACTTATAGAGTAAAATATGCTACGAGAATAAAAGGAAGTTATTATTATCACTCCGTTCTTTTTAATGCAGAGGGAACAGAAATAATTAATGATATTTTAGGTGAGGCATTAAGTCATGGTTGTATAAGGTTATCAGTGGAAAATGCACATTGGATATATGATAATATTTTAGATACAACAGCAGTAGTGATAAATTAA
- a CDS encoding DUF6323 family protein yields the protein MIKLRKNIILSSIQNEYITVAKNELLKINEKSSAYGLILTEEDVEEIIKSREYSLKTYGRIDLNMDVTKKLINKIYTSQYTDKDDYVEIINDLQDIFYYLKN from the coding sequence ATGATAAAATTGAGAAAAAATATTATTTTAAGTTCAATACAAAATGAATATATCACTGTAGCAAAAAATGAACTCTTAAAAATTAATGAAAAATCATCAGCCTATGGATTGATTTTGACAGAAGAAGATGTGGAAGAAATTATTAAATCGAGAGAGTATAGCTTAAAAACTTATGGAAGAATAGATCTGAATATGGATGTAACTAAAAAACTAATAAATAAAATATATACATCTCAATATACAGATAAAGACGATTATGTAGAAATAATTAATGATCTACAAGATATTTTTTATTACTTAAAAAATTAG
- a CDS encoding ATP-dependent Clp protease proteolytic subunit has translation MIYLGEKEEKGKDTSSVVMEKLLKSRTIFISGEINQELAEKVATQLLILQEMGDEPIKIFINSQGGHVEAGDTIHDMIKFVKPKVIVIGTGWVASAGITIYLAADKENRYSLPNTRYMIHQPLGQCRGQATDLHIEALEIARVRERINKIISTATNQPLEKVENDTDRNYWLNCEEAVEYGIVNKVISSYDEIPTV, from the coding sequence ATGATTTATTTAGGGGAGAAAGAGGAAAAAGGAAAAGACACATCTAGTGTGGTTATGGAAAAATTATTAAAATCTAGAACAATATTTATTTCGGGAGAGATAAATCAAGAATTAGCAGAAAAAGTAGCTACTCAATTATTAATATTACAAGAAATGGGTGATGAGCCTATAAAAATATTCATAAATAGTCAAGGTGGACATGTGGAAGCTGGAGATACTATCCATGATATGATTAAATTTGTAAAACCAAAGGTTATAGTTATAGGAACTGGATGGGTAGCTAGCGCAGGAATAACAATATATCTTGCTGCTGACAAAGAAAACAGATATTCTCTACCAAATACGAGATATATGATACATCAACCACTTGGTCAATGTAGAGGTCAAGCAACAGATCTTCATATAGAAGCTTTAGAAATTGCTAGAGTTCGTGAAAGAATAAATAAAATAATAAGCACTGCTACAAATCAACCATTAGAAAAAGTTGAAAATGACACAGATAGAAACTATTGGCTAAATTGTGAAGAAGCAGTAGAGTATGGCATAGTAAACAAAGTAATAAGTAGTTACGATGAAATACCTACCGTATAA
- a CDS encoding C40 family peptidase, with protein sequence MSEINQIALSRLLQAMSTSASLNSNNSSSSNSSYDFVSVLSNSLLNSNNLGGSCTSCNRAGNLLNNISNLNNNNLYSNDLNALTTLLGSINSDRINVNVNYVKPEDIKSNSTNTIANIEISVGDSKKSENVGNPISKTKMDKAVNLLKEQVGKKYVWGATGPNNFDCSGLTQYIYKKALGKNIPRVSYEQSEYGKSVKKKDLQVGDLIFFDTMGKGRVSHVGMYIGNNEFIHASNPRDGVKKSTLTGYYEKKYICARRP encoded by the coding sequence ATGAGTGAAATTAATCAAATAGCTTTAAGTAGACTGCTACAGGCAATGAGTACTAGTGCAAGTCTAAATAGTAATAATAGTTCATCAAGTAATTCATCATATGACTTTGTTTCTGTTTTATCAAATAGTTTACTAAATTCTAATAATTTAGGAGGTTCTTGTACTTCTTGTAATAGGGCAGGAAATTTATTGAACAATATTAGTAATTTAAATAATAATAATTTATATTCTAATGACTTAAATGCACTTACTACACTTCTTGGAAGTATAAATTCCGATAGAATAAATGTAAATGTAAATTATGTAAAACCTGAAGATATTAAGTCAAACAGTACTAATACAATAGCGAATATAGAAATATCAGTTGGGGATAGTAAAAAGAGTGAAAATGTTGGAAACCCAATAAGTAAAACTAAAATGGATAAAGCCGTAAATTTACTAAAAGAACAAGTTGGAAAAAAATATGTGTGGGGAGCAACAGGTCCAAATAATTTTGATTGTTCAGGGTTAACCCAATATATTTACAAAAAAGCATTAGGCAAAAATATACCAAGGGTTTCATATGAACAAAGTGAATATGGAAAATCTGTTAAGAAAAAAGACTTACAAGTAGGAGATTTAATATTCTTTGATACAATGGGAAAAGGAAGAGTGAGTCATGTAGGTATGTATATAGGAAATAATGAATTTATACATGCTTCAAATCCAAGAGACGGAGTGAAAAAATCAACTTTAACTGGATATTATGAAAAAAAATACATATGTGCAAGAAGACCATAA
- a CDS encoding DegV family protein, with the protein MNKIKIITDSSCDLNKDIIEKYNIKVVPLNVSFGEDVYIDGELDKKEFYERMRNSKELPKTSCPSPEKFMQSYEGDEHVIVLTIASALSGTYSAALLAKNMILEENPNKKIAVIDTESGSIGHGQFVMKAAKLIDAGKNFEEAVDTIEKLKKDKFFYGSLETLENAIKGGRVNPLAGKLINALNMKVIIKVSDGVVKPIDSARGCNNSIKKVVGKTNDIISSGKYTSLAIAHANCLEKAEKAKEMILKNHSFEEVIITEIGSVMGTYTSEGAILVSVL; encoded by the coding sequence ATGAATAAAATAAAGATAATAACAGATAGCTCTTGTGATTTAAATAAAGATATAATTGAAAAATATAATATAAAAGTAGTACCATTAAATGTTTCTTTTGGAGAAGATGTATACATAGATGGAGAATTGGATAAAAAAGAATTTTATGAAAGAATGAGAAACTCAAAGGAACTTCCAAAGACTTCATGTCCATCACCAGAAAAATTTATGCAAAGTTATGAGGGTGATGAGCATGTGATAGTGCTTACAATAGCCTCGGCTTTATCGGGCACTTACTCAGCCGCTCTTCTTGCTAAGAATATGATCTTAGAAGAAAATCCTAATAAAAAAATAGCTGTAATAGATACTGAATCAGGATCTATAGGACATGGACAGTTTGTAATGAAAGCTGCCAAATTAATAGATGCAGGAAAAAACTTTGAAGAAGCAGTGGATACAATTGAAAAATTAAAGAAAGATAAATTCTTCTATGGTTCACTTGAGACTTTAGAAAATGCTATTAAAGGTGGTAGAGTAAATCCTCTAGCAGGAAAACTTATAAATGCTTTAAACATGAAAGTAATAATAAAAGTTAGTGATGGTGTTGTAAAACCAATAGATTCAGCAAGAGGGTGTAATAATTCTATTAAAAAAGTTGTAGGAAAAACCAACGATATAATTAGTTCTGGAAAATATACATCATTAGCAATAGCCCATGCAAATTGTTTAGAAAAAGCCGAAAAAGCTAAAGAAATGATATTAAAAAATCATAGCTTTGAAGAGGTTATTATAACTGAAATTGGTTCAGTCATGGGAACTTATACATCAGAAGGTGCTATATTAGTAAGTGTATTATAA
- a CDS encoding GGDEF domain-containing protein, translating to MLKIKFFDEKEDFLQSKNKEYKNYTLISIISLSIACFLFFGWDYIIDPQGSKTVFLLRVLMLLAPLVYYVPYKYTDNYKILSIFVCLSMFYILLLYLLVVEKLDNGVNYSINGFIVYNLSLVTVSHGMPFKYILAHQILGFIVPVILDLLFLKNTISYNMYMLVIPIIMVLCITISYTLYLSYYEKYELQKKLKEFAFIDNLTQCYNRTKFHEIIYEGDYLKNANNLPVCIILTDIDDFKKVNDKFGHKVGDIVLQQVSTCMKKKLREKDTIYRWGGEEFLILLPNTTNEECSKISKSLVETCNEMITPAGRISISVGYGQFCQEDIDFLIIDVDKALYKAKSRGKNQSCSSNYDIE from the coding sequence ATGTTAAAAATAAAATTTTTTGATGAAAAGGAAGATTTTTTACAATCAAAGAATAAAGAATATAAAAATTACACTTTAATTTCTATCATAAGTTTGAGCATAGCATGTTTTCTTTTTTTTGGGTGGGATTATATAATAGATCCTCAAGGTAGTAAAACGGTTTTTTTATTAAGAGTACTTATGCTATTAGCACCTCTTGTTTATTATGTACCGTATAAGTATACAGATAATTATAAAATACTTTCAATCTTTGTATGTTTAAGTATGTTTTATATTTTATTATTATATTTACTTGTAGTTGAAAAACTGGATAATGGTGTAAATTACAGTATTAATGGGTTTATAGTATACAATCTAAGCTTAGTAACTGTTTCTCATGGAATGCCGTTTAAATATATTTTAGCTCATCAGATACTAGGTTTTATTGTTCCTGTTATTCTTGATTTATTATTTTTAAAAAATACAATAAGTTATAATATGTATATGCTAGTTATACCGATTATTATGGTATTATGCATTACAATATCTTATACATTGTATTTAAGTTATTATGAAAAGTATGAGTTGCAAAAAAAACTAAAGGAATTTGCTTTTATAGATAATTTAACACAATGTTATAACAGAACAAAATTTCATGAAATAATTTATGAAGGTGACTATTTGAAAAATGCAAATAACTTACCCGTTTGTATAATATTAACTGATATAGATGATTTTAAAAAAGTTAATGATAAATTTGGACATAAGGTTGGAGATATAGTTCTTCAACAAGTTTCCACATGTATGAAAAAAAAATTAAGAGAAAAGGATACCATATATAGGTGGGGTGGTGAAGAATTTCTAATTCTTCTTCCAAATACAACTAATGAAGAGTGTTCAAAAATATCTAAATCTTTGGTAGAAACTTGTAATGAAATGATAACGCCAGCAGGTAGAATAAGCATAAGTGTAGGTTATGGACAGTTCTGTCAAGAAGACATCGATTTTCTTATAATAGATGTTGATAAGGCTTTATATAAAGCAAAAAGTAGAGGTAAGAATCAATCATGCTCATCAAATTATGACATAGAATAA
- a CDS encoding CoA-disulfide reductase: MSKKVLIVGGVAGGASAAARLRRLNEDFEIIMFEKGEYISFANCGLPYYIGDSIKNRGFLLVQTVEGMKERFKLDIRNLSEVIKIDKNNKKVKVKNHKTGELYEETYDKLILSPGAMPKIPDIEGIKSCENLFTLRNIADTDKIKNYVDTNKPQKALVIGGGFIGLEMVENLYERGVEVTLVHSRDQVMKPVDYEMASVLHTHLIEKGVKLILKDKPAKIEDKGKKVILKSGKEIETDMIILSIGVTPESKIAKEACIEVNEKGAIVVNSKMRTSNEDIYAVGDAIQVIDFVNKKPTMIPLAWPANRQGRLVADIISGKDVEYKGTLGSLVAKVFDLTVAATGNNEKTLRDLNIPYEAIHIHPASHAGYYPGATQISFKMLFDPMTGKILGAQGVGQDGIDKRIDLIANSIKAGFTVYDLQDTEVCYAPPYNSAKDPVNMMGYCGANIMENIVENTQWYEIENLVKNKEYILDVREEYEVSNGSIKNVVNIPLGQLRDRLNEIPKDRRVYVCCQVGLRGYIACTILNQYGYNTSNIDGGYKTYSSIKNAEKLISDQDESLEVIL, translated from the coding sequence ATGTCTAAAAAAGTTTTGATAGTAGGTGGAGTAGCAGGTGGAGCATCTGCAGCAGCAAGGCTTAGAAGACTAAATGAAGATTTCGAAATTATTATGTTTGAAAAGGGAGAATATATATCATTTGCCAACTGTGGCCTTCCATATTACATAGGTGATAGCATAAAAAATAGAGGTTTTCTTCTTGTTCAAACTGTAGAAGGAATGAAAGAAAGATTTAAATTAGACATAAGAAATTTAAGTGAAGTTATAAAAATAGATAAAAATAATAAAAAAGTTAAGGTGAAGAATCACAAAACTGGAGAATTATACGAAGAAACTTATGATAAGTTAATACTTTCACCAGGAGCGATGCCTAAAATACCAGATATAGAAGGAATAAAATCTTGTGAAAATTTATTTACTCTTAGAAATATTGCAGATACAGATAAAATAAAAAATTATGTTGATACGAATAAACCACAAAAAGCTCTTGTAATAGGTGGTGGATTTATAGGTTTAGAAATGGTTGAAAATTTATATGAAAGAGGAGTAGAAGTAACATTAGTTCATTCAAGGGATCAAGTTATGAAACCTGTTGACTACGAGATGGCAAGTGTACTTCACACTCATTTAATCGAAAAGGGTGTAAAATTAATCTTAAAAGATAAGCCTGCAAAGATTGAAGATAAGGGTAAAAAAGTTATTTTAAAAAGTGGAAAAGAAATAGAGACGGATATGATTATTCTTTCCATAGGAGTAACACCTGAAAGTAAGATAGCAAAAGAAGCTTGTATTGAAGTAAATGAAAAAGGAGCTATTGTAGTAAATAGTAAGATGAGAACTTCAAATGAAGATATATATGCTGTGGGAGATGCTATACAAGTTATAGATTTTGTAAATAAAAAACCAACTATGATTCCTTTAGCATGGCCAGCAAATAGACAAGGAAGATTAGTCGCAGATATAATATCAGGAAAAGACGTAGAATATAAAGGAACCCTAGGCTCATTAGTAGCAAAAGTATTTGATTTAACTGTTGCAGCCACAGGAAATAATGAAAAAACCCTTAGAGATTTGAACATACCTTATGAAGCAATTCATATTCATCCAGCATCTCATGCAGGGTATTATCCAGGTGCAACACAAATTTCATTTAAGATGTTATTTGATCCAATGACAGGTAAAATACTAGGGGCACAAGGTGTTGGACAAGACGGTATAGACAAACGTATTGATTTAATAGCAAACTCAATAAAAGCAGGATTTACAGTATATGACTTACAAGACACAGAAGTTTGTTATGCACCACCTTACAATTCTGCAAAAGATCCTGTAAATATGATGGGATACTGTGGTGCCAATATTATGGAAAATATAGTTGAAAATACACAGTGGTATGAAATTGAAAATCTAGTAAAAAATAAAGAATACATACTTGATGTAAGAGAAGAATACGAAGTGTCAAACGGCTCTATAAAAAATGTTGTTAATATACCACTGGGACAATTAAGAGATAGACTAAATGAAATACCTAAAGATAGAAGAGTATACGTATGTTGTCAAGTTGGATTAAGAGGATATATTGCATGTACTATATTAAATCAATATGGGTATAATACTTCAAATATAGATGGTGGATATAAAACTTATAGCAGTATAAAAAATGCAGAAAAATTGATAAGTGATCAAGATGAAAGCTTAGAAGTAATTTTATAG
- a CDS encoding Mrp/NBP35 family ATP-binding protein, which yields MTSCNSCPSAQKCTKDKENCMIENNPLNNVKQIIGIMSGKGGVGKSSICSLIAKTLKKQGYKVGVLDADITGPSIPRLLGVRDKRATYVEQGILPVQNKDGIKIMSLNLITDNEDDPVIWRGPMLSNLVKQFWTDVIWEDLDYLLIDMPPGTGDVALTVMQSIPINGVVMISVPQDLVSMIVSKAVKMTKKMNVRLLGVVENMSYITCEDCGKKIKLFDGESTNKFLQENNLKLFGELPMLSSISKLSQDNREKEDLDQVFNPIVKKIIDELNINK from the coding sequence ATGACTAGTTGCAACAGCTGTCCAAGTGCACAAAAATGCACAAAGGACAAAGAGAATTGTATGATAGAAAACAATCCTTTAAATAATGTAAAGCAAATAATAGGCATAATGAGTGGAAAGGGTGGAGTAGGAAAATCATCCATATGTTCATTAATAGCCAAAACATTGAAAAAACAAGGATATAAAGTTGGTGTATTAGATGCAGATATAACAGGACCTAGTATTCCAAGATTATTAGGTGTAAGAGATAAAAGAGCAACGTATGTTGAACAGGGAATTCTACCTGTACAGAATAAGGATGGTATAAAGATTATGTCTTTAAATTTAATTACAGATAATGAGGATGATCCTGTAATATGGAGAGGGCCTATGTTATCTAATCTAGTTAAACAGTTCTGGACAGATGTTATATGGGAAGATTTAGATTATCTTCTTATAGATATGCCACCAGGAACAGGAGATGTAGCTCTTACAGTAATGCAATCAATTCCTATAAATGGAGTAGTTATGATATCTGTTCCTCAAGATCTTGTATCTATGATAGTGTCAAAAGCTGTAAAGATGACTAAAAAAATGAATGTAAGACTACTTGGGGTAGTTGAGAATATGAGCTACATAACATGTGAAGATTGTGGCAAAAAAATTAAGTTGTTTGATGGAGAAAGTACAAATAAATTTTTACAAGAAAATAACTTAAAACTATTTGGTGAACTACCAATGTTAAGTAGCATAAGTAAGCTATCACAAGATAATAGGGAAAAAGAAGATTTAGATCAGGTATTTAATCCTATAGTAAAAAAAATAATAGATGAACTAAATATTAATAAGTAA
- a CDS encoding NifB/NifX family molybdenum-iron cluster-binding protein — protein sequence MKIAISTNGRTKESLLDQRFGRCNYFQIYDTDSREFNVIENKGFTASGGAGIASSNQLIDEKVQVIITGSLGPNAFDIISESNIKAYKCSSLPIDEVIEKYNNKELEEINSCGAPHQG from the coding sequence ATGAAAATAGCCATTTCCACAAATGGGAGAACAAAAGAAAGTTTACTAGATCAAAGATTTGGAAGATGTAATTATTTTCAAATTTATGATACAGATAGTAGAGAATTTAATGTAATTGAAAATAAAGGATTTACAGCATCTGGAGGTGCTGGAATTGCTTCTTCAAATCAGTTAATAGATGAAAAAGTTCAAGTTATTATTACAGGAAGCCTTGGACCAAATGCATTTGATATAATTAGTGAATCTAATATAAAAGCATATAAATGTTCTAGTTTACCAATAGATGAAGTTATTGAAAAATATAATAATAAAGAACTTGAAGAAATAAACTCTTGTGGAGCACCACATCAAGGATAG
- a CDS encoding ATP-binding protein, which translates to MSNGCICSGAKIYGWRYERSEFFIGDELTMNIAVLSGKGGTGKTTVSTNLSLALKSNYIDCDVEEPNGFLFLNPKIHNEEKVMVEYPIIDKDKCTNCGKCVEVCKFNALAKSNNKILLFNKLCHGCGACQISCKFDAISYGKREIGKIEIGSVNDLNCIRGVLNVGEPMAVPVIKTLLKNLPQGNNLIDCPPGTSCNVVNALNYADVAILVTEPSQFGLHDLKMAVELVKLYRIPFCIVINKEDDENNIIKEYCIDEKITLLGSIPYDKEAARIYSKGEMLYSDSNYKRIFDKLSNRLKEVLPWN; encoded by the coding sequence TTGAGCAACGGATGTATCTGCAGTGGAGCAAAGATATATGGTTGGCGATATGAACGAAGCGAATTTTTTATAGGAGATGAATTGACAATGAATATAGCTGTACTTAGTGGAAAAGGTGGTACAGGAAAAACAACTGTATCAACAAACTTGTCTTTAGCACTAAAAAGCAATTATATAGATTGTGATGTGGAAGAGCCTAATGGTTTTTTATTTCTAAACCCCAAAATACATAATGAAGAAAAGGTTATGGTGGAATATCCAATTATAGATAAAGATAAGTGTACAAATTGTGGAAAATGCGTAGAGGTATGTAAATTTAATGCTCTTGCAAAATCAAATAATAAGATACTTTTATTTAATAAATTATGTCATGGTTGTGGAGCTTGTCAAATAAGTTGTAAATTTGATGCTATATCCTATGGAAAAAGAGAGATTGGTAAAATAGAAATAGGTAGTGTCAATGATTTAAATTGTATTAGAGGTGTTTTAAATGTGGGTGAGCCAATGGCTGTACCTGTTATTAAAACACTTTTGAAAAACCTCCCACAGGGTAATAATTTAATCGATTGTCCTCCTGGAACATCTTGCAATGTGGTAAATGCCCTTAATTATGCGGATGTAGCCATACTTGTAACAGAACCATCTCAATTTGGACTTCATGATTTAAAAATGGCAGTAGAGCTTGTAAAACTATATAGAATTCCATTTTGTATAGTTATAAACAAAGAGGATGATGAAAATAACATAATTAAAGAATATTGCATAGATGAAAAAATCACCTTATTAGGAAGTATACCTTATGATAAAGAAGCTGCAAGAATATATTCAAAAGGTGAAATGCTCTACAGTGATTCAAATTACAAACGCATATTTGACAAGCTTTCCAATAGATTAAAGGAGGTGCTACCTTGGAACTAG
- a CDS encoding ATP-binding protein, which yields MELVVLSGKGGTGKTTIATALSELINDVTRVDCDVDAPNFYLFYKGKNIEEGSFIGGKKAEINKDLCKQCNKCELVCKFSAIKNYKIDPFLCEGCGACKLVCPYEAIKLKDEKTADVFLSKVAQGVISRAEMEIGSDGSGKLISQLRRNASSANDNNSFTIIDGSPGIGCPVISSITGSDAVLVVTEPTKSGIKDLTRVVDLCNHFGIFTMACINKYDINEDMSKEIDEYLKSKNINLVGKIPYDNMVVKSINELKPITKYDNSLAKKAIEDMLNNIKKIIKI from the coding sequence TTGGAACTAGTTGTATTAAGTGGAAAAGGTGGAACAGGAAAAACAACTATAGCAACAGCATTAAGTGAATTAATTAATGATGTAACAAGAGTTGACTGTGACGTAGATGCACCTAATTTTTATCTGTTTTACAAAGGGAAGAATATAGAAGAAGGTAGTTTTATTGGAGGCAAAAAAGCTGAAATAAATAAAGACTTATGCAAACAATGTAATAAATGTGAATTAGTATGTAAATTTTCAGCTATTAAAAATTACAAAATAGATCCATTTTTATGTGAAGGATGTGGAGCATGTAAATTAGTATGTCCTTATGAAGCCATAAAATTAAAAGATGAAAAAACAGCAGATGTATTTTTAAGCAAAGTGGCCCAAGGAGTAATATCTAGAGCGGAAATGGAAATTGGAAGTGATGGTTCTGGTAAATTAATAAGCCAGTTGAGAAGAAATGCATCATCAGCTAATGACAATAATAGTTTTACCATAATAGATGGTTCTCCAGGAATTGGTTGTCCTGTAATATCTTCCATAACAGGAAGTGACGCAGTACTAGTAGTAACAGAACCAACTAAATCAGGAATTAAAGATTTGACAAGAGTTGTAGATCTTTGCAATCATTTTGGTATTTTTACTATGGCATGTATAAACAAATATGATATTAACGAAGACATGTCAAAAGAAATAGATGAATATTTAAAAAGTAAAAATATTAATCTTGTTGGAAAAATTCCTTACGATAACATGGTTGTAAAATCTATAAATGAACTAAAGCCCATAACTAAATATGATAATAGTCTGGCAAAAAAAGCTATTGAGGATATGTTAAATAATATAAAAAAAATAATTAAAATATAA
- a CDS encoding NifB/NifX family molybdenum-iron cluster-binding protein, whose amino-acid sequence MKIAVASENKCVSGHFGHCEGFEIYDIENNGISKKEFVANPGHRPGFLPVFLKDLDVNIIISGGMGETAQQLFADNNINVIVGASGSTDDIINKYIDGTLVSSGSVCREHMHEGHCNE is encoded by the coding sequence ATGAAAATAGCAGTTGCAAGTGAAAATAAGTGTGTAAGTGGTCATTTTGGTCATTGTGAAGGATTTGAAATATATGATATAGAAAATAATGGTATTTCAAAAAAAGAATTTGTTGCTAATCCAGGGCATAGACCAGGTTTTCTACCAGTATTTTTAAAAGATTTAGATGTAAATATCATTATATCTGGAGGTATGGGAGAAACTGCACAACAATTATTTGCAGATAATAATATAAATGTAATAGTGGGAGCTAGTGGATCAACTGATGATATAATAAATAAATATATTGATGGAACACTAGTATCAAGTGGAAGTGTTTGCAGAGAACACATGCATGAAGGTCACTGTAATGAATAA
- a CDS encoding Fur family transcriptional regulator, producing MDDIVVRIEKILKNNGYKFTIQKLAILEVLIESKIHLNSKEIHDRLKDKRIGLSTIHRTLNLFKTFDIVKEININGIGYFELKIFSKDPFHIHFKCSKCNSIIDIKSKDINLQCLELKDKAEMEKDLDIYDIDIIFTGLCSKCKEEFRWQDQQKLEQ from the coding sequence ATGGATGATATTGTTGTAAGAATCGAAAAGATTTTAAAAAATAATGGGTATAAATTTACTATTCAAAAGTTGGCCATATTAGAGGTGCTAATCGAAAGTAAAATTCATTTAAACTCAAAAGAAATTCATGATAGATTAAAAGATAAAAGAATTGGTCTTAGTACAATTCATAGAACTTTAAACCTTTTTAAAACATTTGATATAGTTAAAGAAATAAACATCAATGGCATAGGATATTTTGAACTAAAAATATTTAGCAAAGATCCTTTTCATATTCACTTTAAATGTTCTAAATGTAATAGTATAATTGATATTAAAAGTAAAGATATTAATTTACAATGTTTAGAATTAAAAGATAAAGCAGAAATGGAAAAGGATTTGGATATATATGACATAGATATTATTTTTACAGGACTATGTTCCAAATGTAAGGAGGAGTTTAGATGGCAAGACCAACAAAAGTTAGAACAGTAG
- a CDS encoding DUF134 domain-containing protein — protein MARPTKVRTVDFFPESTYFTPIDKSKCELEEVILKLEELEAMRLKDIEKLNQEECAEKMKVSRQTFQNIIDSAREKVAIALTQGKAIRIDGGNYRAKFCKFKCLDCDNIYEINYLQDKEKCPSCGSKNVLCSKKAHICKIWCDKNK, from the coding sequence ATGGCAAGACCAACAAAAGTTAGAACAGTAGATTTTTTCCCAGAGAGTACTTATTTTACTCCCATAGATAAATCTAAATGTGAATTAGAGGAAGTAATACTAAAATTAGAAGAACTAGAAGCTATGAGGCTTAAAGATATTGAAAAATTAAATCAAGAAGAGTGCGCAGAAAAAATGAAGGTATCTAGACAAACTTTTCAAAATATTATAGATTCAGCTAGAGAAAAAGTTGCTATAGCCTTAACTCAAGGAAAGGCAATAAGAATAGATGGTGGAAATTATAGAGCCAAATTCTGCAAATTTAAATGTCTTGATTGTGATAATATTTATGAGATAAATTATTTACAAGATAAAGAAAAGTGTCCTTCATGTGGTTCAAAAAATGTACTTTGTAGTAAAAAAGCACATATATGTAAAATATGGTGTGATAAAAATAAATAG